A stretch of the Candidatus Jettenia sp. AMX2 genome encodes the following:
- a CDS encoding tetratricopeptide repeat protein, giving the protein MKKYLISFLAILAMNALHGQTLLADRYEEANKHYMEAYNLYRVGKVEESLELLKKVIEIDPDHAEAYFGMGSVYFRLGRFEEAVGAFNKVISIKPEYAQAFERLWLAYKRMGMEDKANEALQSYRRIIAERMKTTNGRTSQTSGQQAAQTPQEAQRTAESRSPERRTETPQQAETRPSAASVPGDRDAASRPQTTETRAERPATSVQERSAGTSVRTPQPSPAVTRPAETTRPAQTARQPAVSPGTEQRPSPVRAERSSTKSRSIFKPVKSLYYRSTGTLKGSHLFRFVAGFIYYVMIIQVWLCIVASFFLYFRKAKLQRDEH; this is encoded by the coding sequence ATGAAAAAATATCTGATTTCTTTTCTTGCTATCCTGGCAATGAATGCCCTTCATGGACAAACCCTGCTTGCCGACAGATATGAAGAAGCAAATAAACATTATATGGAGGCTTATAATCTTTACAGAGTAGGCAAGGTTGAAGAATCTTTGGAATTATTAAAAAAAGTTATAGAGATAGACCCTGACCACGCCGAAGCATATTTTGGCATGGGAAGTGTCTACTTCAGGCTGGGCAGATTTGAAGAGGCTGTTGGTGCTTTCAACAAGGTCATTAGTATCAAACCGGAATATGCACAAGCATTTGAACGGCTTTGGCTGGCATATAAAAGGATGGGTATGGAAGATAAGGCTAACGAGGCTCTGCAGTCTTATAGAAGAATAATTGCTGAGCGTATGAAAACCACGAATGGAAGAACATCTCAGACATCCGGCCAACAAGCTGCTCAGACACCCCAGGAAGCCCAGAGAACAGCAGAATCGCGATCGCCGGAAAGAAGGACAGAAACACCACAGCAGGCTGAAACAAGGCCATCTGCGGCATCTGTTCCGGGCGACAGGGATGCCGCATCCAGACCCCAAACAACAGAAACCAGGGCAGAAAGACCAGCTACCTCTGTACAGGAAAGGTCTGCAGGGACATCCGTTCGCACACCACAACCATCTCCGGCAGTAACCAGACCTGCTGAGACAACAAGACCTGCACAAACAGCCAGACAACCTGCTGTAAGTCCAGGCACAGAACAAAGACCGTCGCCTGTCAGGGCGGAACGAAGCAGTACGAAGTCCAGGTCTATTTTTAAGCCGGTTAAGAGTTTGTATTACAGGAGTACGGGAACATTAAAAGGATCGCATCTTTTTAGGTTTGTGGCAGGTTTTATCTATTATGTTATGATTATTCAGGTATGGCTTTGCATTGTGGCGTCTTTCTTTCTTTATTTCCGTAAAGCAAAATTGCAGAGGGATGAGCATTAG
- the folD gene encoding bifunctional methylenetetrahydrofolate dehydrogenase/methenyltetrahydrofolate cyclohydrolase FolD, with translation MGAKLIRGTEIGEQILQEITTEVAEIKEQHGVVPGLVTILVGSNPASLSYVTLKIKTAHRLGFKEIQDNQPVDIPETDLLTLIDKYNKDDSIHGILVQLPLPKHIDEKKVINTIDPDKDVDGFHPVNVGRLMIGGDEVKFPPCTPAGIQELIVRSGIETSGAEAVVVGRSNIVGKPIANMLFQKGKGADATVTVVHTRTKNMAEHCKRADILIVAAGVPGLVKPEWIKPGACVIDVGVNRVGEKPSKNDPTKMVPILKGDVDFEAAKEIAGYITPVPGGVGPMTITMLMKNTLRSLKFKLALVSPN, from the coding sequence ATGGGTGCAAAATTAATCAGGGGAACTGAAATCGGAGAGCAGATCCTGCAAGAGATTACCACTGAAGTGGCAGAAATAAAAGAACAACACGGTGTTGTGCCGGGGCTCGTAACAATACTCGTGGGAAGTAATCCTGCCTCGCTGTCATATGTTACTCTAAAAATCAAAACCGCCCACAGGTTAGGGTTTAAAGAGATTCAGGACAACCAGCCTGTTGACATTCCCGAAACAGATCTGCTTACCCTTATCGACAAATACAATAAAGACGATTCGATACATGGTATCCTCGTCCAGCTTCCCCTCCCGAAGCATATTGATGAAAAAAAAGTGATAAATACCATCGACCCCGACAAGGATGTTGATGGTTTCCATCCTGTCAATGTCGGACGCCTTATGATCGGAGGCGATGAGGTAAAATTCCCGCCATGTACTCCGGCTGGCATTCAGGAACTGATTGTGCGCTCAGGCATTGAAACAAGCGGTGCTGAAGCCGTTGTTGTCGGACGTTCAAATATCGTAGGAAAACCGATCGCCAATATGTTGTTTCAGAAAGGGAAAGGAGCCGATGCAACAGTAACGGTCGTTCATACACGCACAAAAAATATGGCCGAACATTGTAAACGTGCAGATATCTTAATTGTTGCTGCCGGTGTGCCTGGTTTAGTAAAACCGGAATGGATAAAGCCCGGCGCATGTGTTATTGATGTAGGCGTCAATAGGGTAGGTGAAAAACCAAGCAAAAATGACCCAACTAAAATGGTACCAATCCTTAAAGGTGATGTTGATTTTGAAGCAGCTAAAGAAATTGCCGGATATATAACCCCTGTTCCTGGCGGTGTTGGCCCTATGACCATCACCATGCTTATGAAAAACACCCTTCGCTCCCTTAAATTCAAGTTAGCCCTGGTAAGCCCCAATTAA
- a CDS encoding aconitate hydratase, translated as MGKNIVQKILSSHLVSGKLKTGEEVAVSIDQTLTQDATGTMAYLQFEAIGIPKVKTKLSVSYVDHNMLQAGFENFDDHLFLQSIAKKYGIYFSKPGNGICHQVHLERFGVPGETLLGSDSHTPTCGGLGMLAIGAGGLDVAIAMAGGPFSITVPQVVLVKLSGTLKPWVTAKDVILELLGRLTVKGGVGKVFEYGGDGAEGLTVTERATITNMGAELGALTSVFPSDAQTKKYLKMQGREEVWRPLKASSGAKYDEVIEIDLSALEPLLAKPHSPDNVCKVSEMEGVKVQQVCIGSCTNSSYYDLMVTASMLKGRKIHPDVSLTVSPGSRQVLGMIAKNGALADMIAAGARIIEVACGPCIGMGQAPSSGGITVRSFNRNFEGRSGTNDAKIYLSSVETAIATALNGAISDPRKFGDPISVKYPKKFILNDSMIIPPSEKPEDVTVIRGPNIKPLPQKDSLPDSIHGEVLLKVGDNITTDHIMPAGAKILPLRSNIPAISEFVFEKVDKNFVNRAREKGGGFLIGGINYGQGSSREHAALAPMYLGVKAVIARSFARIHRSNLINFGILPLTFENESDYDWFEQGDTIELPDIKAQLKSKGKITIRNLKKNREIKAIHSLTSREVDILLAGSLLNYQQLRTMADSSYQSAERFF; from the coding sequence ATGGGAAAGAACATTGTACAGAAAATTCTGAGTTCACACCTTGTGTCAGGCAAACTGAAAACCGGTGAGGAGGTTGCTGTTTCTATAGATCAAACCCTTACGCAGGATGCAACAGGAACCATGGCTTATTTACAGTTTGAAGCTATAGGCATACCCAAGGTAAAGACGAAACTTTCGGTCAGTTATGTTGATCATAATATGCTTCAGGCTGGTTTTGAAAATTTTGATGATCATCTGTTTCTTCAGAGTATTGCAAAAAAATATGGTATTTATTTCTCAAAACCGGGGAATGGTATTTGTCACCAGGTACACCTGGAGCGATTTGGCGTACCGGGAGAGACATTGCTTGGCTCTGACAGTCATACACCTACTTGTGGCGGCCTGGGCATGCTGGCAATTGGCGCTGGCGGGCTGGATGTTGCAATTGCAATGGCCGGCGGACCATTCTCTATTACCGTGCCGCAGGTAGTACTGGTAAAGTTAAGCGGAACATTGAAACCATGGGTAACAGCAAAAGATGTAATATTGGAATTATTGGGAAGGCTAACGGTAAAGGGCGGTGTTGGTAAAGTATTCGAATACGGAGGTGACGGTGCGGAAGGGCTTACCGTGACGGAACGCGCAACGATTACCAATATGGGTGCGGAGTTGGGAGCGCTTACATCCGTCTTTCCCAGTGATGCACAAACAAAGAAATATCTCAAAATGCAGGGAAGAGAAGAAGTGTGGCGGCCACTAAAAGCCAGTTCCGGCGCGAAGTATGATGAAGTTATAGAAATTGACCTTTCTGCGCTGGAACCATTACTTGCAAAACCTCACAGTCCTGACAATGTTTGCAAAGTGAGTGAGATGGAAGGCGTGAAAGTACAGCAGGTTTGTATCGGAAGCTGCACGAACTCCTCATATTACGACCTTATGGTAACGGCTTCAATGCTGAAGGGCAGAAAGATTCATCCCGATGTTAGCCTTACGGTCTCTCCGGGCTCCAGACAGGTACTCGGGATGATAGCAAAAAATGGTGCTTTGGCGGATATGATTGCTGCCGGTGCGCGTATTATTGAAGTTGCCTGTGGACCGTGTATCGGGATGGGGCAGGCACCCTCTTCCGGAGGAATTACCGTGAGATCGTTTAACAGAAATTTTGAAGGCAGAAGCGGAACGAATGATGCAAAGATTTACCTTTCCAGTGTGGAAACGGCTATAGCAACTGCATTGAATGGCGCCATAAGTGACCCAAGAAAATTTGGTGATCCCATTTCTGTCAAATATCCAAAAAAATTTATTCTGAATGATAGTATGATCATTCCGCCTTCTGAAAAACCTGAAGATGTGACCGTTATCAGAGGACCCAATATTAAACCTTTGCCCCAAAAAGACTCCCTGCCGGATTCAATACACGGCGAGGTTCTCTTAAAGGTTGGGGATAATATTACTACGGATCATATTATGCCCGCCGGAGCAAAGATCTTGCCCTTACGATCAAATATTCCTGCCATCTCTGAATTTGTATTTGAAAAGGTGGATAAGAATTTTGTGAATCGTGCCAGGGAAAAGGGGGGCGGATTCCTTATTGGAGGGATAAATTATGGTCAGGGTTCAAGCCGCGAGCATGCTGCGCTGGCACCTATGTATTTAGGTGTTAAGGCCGTTATTGCCAGGTCTTTTGCCCGGATTCATCGCTCTAATCTCATAAATTTTGGGATTCTTCCCTTAACATTTGAAAACGAGAGTGATTATGATTGGTTTGAACAGGGAGATACTATCGAACTTCCTGATATAAAAGCTCAATTGAAATCCAAAGGTAAGATTACCATAAGAAATCTGAAAAAAAACAGGGAAATAAAAGCAATCCATTCCTTAACTTCCCGTGAAGTTGATATCCTTCTTGCAGGGAGCTTGTTAAATTATCAGCAGCTCAGAACGATGGCTGACAGTTCTTACCAATCGGCAGAACGCTTTTTCTGA
- a CDS encoding SUMF1/EgtB/PvdO family nonheme iron enzyme — protein MKILYFLSLSLPLLFQQNILFANEIALEVQNTSPEKTILPEARENTANNKLCPKCNKIYPGTVRFCSIDGEPLIIIEGEELVCPSCMERGKPGDKFCKQDGTPLVPLASAGKKIIDPQVGREDLDIPADATQEELTKRALLHLMEGTRFLEEVGDLERALVEFKKAELLDPGIPSLHFHMGGIYWKTGNPLKALMHLDKCEELLKAQPEETKTDKNYQKTLEDIRVYTYKLEKGLSPFEKKQRMEKTLSRRAEIMKKALAENREKWNQMVLVPAGKFLMGSGEGEFIPEESPQHEVYLDAYYIDKCEVTNAQYWEFLQYIEKTSDHSKCFPGEPKNKNHTPGTPHTAWDYPYYDYPDYPVTRIDWYDAYAYAAWAGKRLPTEAEWEKAARGTDGRRFPWGNVWDTKFCNVGENAPLSVGSFESGKSVYGCLDMSGSVSEWCNDWYHAEYFHNSHSVNPKGPEISTGVRIIKGSSLFAPYVYKMRCAVRMFGKPEERNKSIGFRCVKDYKPAANKAAREDGHQEKKS, from the coding sequence GTGAAAATTTTGTATTTTCTTTCCCTATCCTTACCATTACTCTTTCAGCAAAATATCCTTTTTGCAAACGAGATTGCACTGGAGGTGCAAAACACATCTCCGGAAAAAACAATTCTTCCAGAGGCAAGGGAGAATACGGCAAATAACAAACTTTGTCCGAAGTGTAATAAAATCTATCCGGGTACTGTCCGTTTCTGCAGCATTGACGGCGAACCGCTTATTATTATTGAGGGTGAAGAACTTGTCTGTCCGTCTTGTATGGAAAGAGGAAAACCCGGTGATAAATTTTGCAAACAGGACGGCACCCCTCTTGTTCCGCTAGCATCAGCAGGTAAGAAAATCATTGACCCCCAGGTCGGAAGGGAAGACCTGGATATCCCCGCCGATGCCACACAGGAGGAGTTAACAAAAAGGGCATTGCTTCATCTGATGGAAGGCACCAGGTTTCTTGAAGAAGTAGGAGATTTGGAAAGGGCATTAGTTGAGTTCAAAAAAGCAGAATTGCTGGATCCGGGAATACCGTCGCTCCATTTTCATATGGGAGGCATCTACTGGAAGACGGGTAACCCGTTAAAAGCTTTAATGCACCTTGATAAATGCGAGGAATTATTAAAAGCCCAGCCGGAAGAAACGAAAACTGATAAAAATTACCAGAAAACACTGGAGGATATCAGGGTATATACATACAAACTGGAAAAAGGATTAAGCCCGTTTGAGAAAAAACAGCGAATGGAAAAAACGCTCTCAAGGCGGGCGGAAATTATGAAAAAGGCACTGGCTGAGAACCGGGAAAAATGGAATCAGATGGTGCTGGTCCCTGCCGGGAAGTTTCTTATGGGTTCCGGAGAGGGTGAATTTATCCCTGAAGAAAGCCCTCAGCATGAAGTGTATCTTGATGCATACTATATAGATAAATGCGAGGTGACCAATGCACAATACTGGGAATTTTTACAATATATTGAAAAAACAAGTGACCATAGCAAATGCTTTCCGGGAGAACCGAAAAACAAAAATCATACCCCTGGAACACCGCATACTGCCTGGGATTACCCGTATTATGACTATCCCGACTATCCTGTTACCCGTATAGATTGGTATGATGCTTATGCATATGCTGCATGGGCCGGCAAACGCCTTCCTACCGAAGCCGAATGGGAAAAGGCAGCGCGGGGAACCGATGGACGAAGGTTTCCGTGGGGGAACGTGTGGGATACAAAATTCTGCAACGTTGGGGAAAATGCACCGTTATCAGTGGGAAGTTTTGAATCCGGAAAAAGTGTTTATGGTTGTTTGGATATGTCAGGCAGTGTTTCGGAATGGTGCAACGATTGGTATCACGCAGAATATTTTCATAACAGCCACAGCGTGAATCCGAAAGGTCCGGAGATAAGTACCGGTGTCCGTATTATAAAAGGAAGTTCATTATTTGCTCCTTATGTATACAAGATGAGATGCGCCGTAAGGATGTTTGGGAAACCGGAAGAACGAAACAAGAGTATTGGTTTTCGCTGTGTAAAAGATTATAAACCCGCCGCAAACAAAGCTGCCAGGGAAGATGGGCATCAGGAAAAGAAAAGTTAA
- a CDS encoding NapC/NirT family cytochrome c: MERLKQLLEFIQRRKKLVGFFTIIMLVVFSVTLREVYHYSEKSEFCASCHEMKIHYDSFQTSKHHNEHVENCHACHVGPGIKGYAHAKLSDGTHDSIMHALQGYTDGAFIEIAEDSLEILNENCIRCHTEGHTKDRSHIEFATASNKHGGPFGGVPEKLVCTDCHLGIVHPHMPGDLFKAYAEKKVKPSGTYEEVDCLACHKLATPEVVKEWTRGAHARKGVTCIGCHGNDHGAIAKKHGYVSANTCGECHQTEYVEFRESAHLKGHAIATPSPYDIITTRSLTMPGCKDCHKLSLAYEYDRTGGSCNACHPGHEFSVEKAKAYDACEKCHIGGPEHAQLNVGEGSVFGKVLKLRNQGIITKELVTCQSCHGTYYGTKKSHNFSKVFLPKDIDVLLFGGYGYIKAPALHQ; the protein is encoded by the coding sequence ATGGAGCGGTTGAAGCAGTTGTTGGAATTTATCCAGAGAAGAAAAAAGCTCGTAGGCTTCTTCACCATAATAATGTTGGTTGTTTTTTCTGTTACGTTAAGAGAGGTTTATCATTATTCGGAGAAGAGTGAGTTTTGTGCCAGTTGCCACGAGATGAAAATTCATTATGATTCGTTTCAGACATCAAAGCATCATAATGAACATGTTGAAAACTGCCATGCATGTCATGTGGGGCCGGGGATCAAAGGATATGCCCATGCAAAGCTCAGTGATGGAACGCACGATTCCATTATGCATGCGCTCCAGGGCTATACAGATGGTGCGTTTATTGAAATTGCAGAAGACAGCCTTGAAATACTCAATGAAAACTGCATACGCTGTCATACAGAAGGGCATACCAAGGATAGGTCGCATATTGAGTTTGCAACGGCAAGCAATAAGCATGGTGGACCTTTTGGGGGGGTTCCTGAAAAACTGGTATGTACTGATTGCCATCTGGGAATTGTGCACCCTCACATGCCTGGCGACCTGTTTAAAGCTTACGCAGAAAAAAAGGTCAAGCCATCCGGTACATATGAGGAGGTGGATTGCCTTGCCTGTCATAAACTGGCAACACCTGAAGTTGTAAAGGAATGGACAAGAGGCGCTCATGCAAGGAAGGGAGTTACCTGTATCGGATGTCATGGAAATGATCATGGGGCGATTGCAAAAAAGCATGGCTATGTTTCAGCAAATACCTGTGGAGAATGCCATCAGACGGAATATGTTGAATTTCGTGAAAGTGCTCACCTGAAAGGGCATGCAATAGCCACGCCAAGCCCATACGATATAATAACCACCCGGTCGCTTACTATGCCAGGATGTAAGGATTGCCATAAATTAAGCCTGGCTTATGAATACGACAGAACCGGTGGAAGTTGTAATGCGTGCCATCCTGGTCATGAATTCTCGGTAGAGAAAGCAAAAGCGTATGATGCCTGTGAAAAGTGCCATATCGGCGGTCCGGAGCATGCTCAGTTAAATGTCGGAGAAGGATCAGTTTTTGGCAAGGTTTTAAAATTGCGCAATCAGGGAATAATAACAAAGGAACTGGTTACCTGCCAGTCTTGTCATGGCACGTATTACGGTACAAAAAAATCGCACAATTTTAGTAAAGTATTTTTACCAAAAGATATTGATGTATTGCTTTTTGGTGGCTATGGATATATAAAAGCTCCGGCTTTGCACCAGTAA